In the genome of Geotrypetes seraphini chromosome 16, aGeoSer1.1, whole genome shotgun sequence, one region contains:
- the CD2BP2 gene encoding CD2 antigen cytoplasmic tail-binding protein 2 isoform X2, protein MIYEHLHSKSAPLSTEAMSKRKVAFEEVEDTGTEEEEEPFLPRKRLQEDTTKAGGPGSRFKGKHSLDSDEEDDDEAGDSQKYDILTSEDVEGQESATIDFEGGMKITPFNLQEEMEEGYFDSEGNYFLKKEAEIRDNWLDNIDWVKIKEQVPGKQEPQSEEEDDEDSEREEHKTLKRKAVLEGLLEILRPGETVARAIQRLGGKGTKRPGAGWVRGSRKKQIEHDRPNEVEQEEAEIQRKEQLERLTGLADQMVVQGVYEIYQDTYEKVAYHLKMIPDALPADAMGDSRDQLDMFADDIEEEKLSKVQTEKTIRGSSVGDEPPETMWEYKWENTDGAELYGPFSSTQMQDWVDQGYFPDGVYCRKVENSEGQFYNSRRIDFDLYT, encoded by the exons ATGATTTATGAACATTTGCACAG CAAATCTGCCCCTCTATCAACTGAGGCCATGTCCAAACGTAAAGTGGCTTTTGAAGAGGTCGAGGATACTGgcacagaggaggaggaggaaccatTCCTGCCGAGAAAAAGG TTACAAGAAGATACCACAAAGGCTGGAGGGCCTGGGAGTCGCTTCAAGGGCAAACACTCCCTTGATAGTGATGAAGAGGACGATGATGAAGCAGGAGATTCCCAAAAATATGACATCTTAACATCGGAGGATGTAGAAG gGCAGGAATCTGCCACAATTGACTTTGAAGGGGGTATGAAGATTACACCCTTCAACCTGCAAGAGGAGATGGAAGAGGGGTACTTTGATTCCGAGGGAAACTATTTTCTGAAAAAGGAAGCTGAGATCAGAGACAACTGGCTGGATAACATAGATTGG GTGAAGATCAAAGAGCAGGTGCCAGGAAAACAGGAACCACAATCCGAGGAAGAAGATGATGAGGACAGTGAGAGGGAAGAGCACAAAACTTTGAAGAGGAAAGCTGTGCTTGAGGGACTTTTGGAGATACTGAGGCCAGGGGAAACAGTCGCTCGTGCCATCCAacgactgggagggaagggaacCAAAAGACCAGGAGCTGGTTGGGTACGTGGGTCCCGGAAGAAGCAGATAGAACATGATAGACCAAACGAAGTAGAGCAAGAAGAAGCAGAGATCCAACGGAAGGAGCAACTGGAGAGGCTGACGGGTCTGGCAGACCAAATGGTGGTACAAGGCGTCTATGAGATTTATCAAGATACTTATGAGAAAGTGGCATACCATTTGAAGATGATACCTGATGCACTGCCTGCTGATGCCATGGGAGATTCCAGAGACCAACTGGAcatgtttgcagatgatattgAGGAAGAAAAGCTGAGCAAGGTGCAGACAGAAAAAACCATAAGAG GTAGCAGTGTTGGGGATGAGCCTCCTGAGACCATGTGGGAGTATAAGTGGGAGAACACAGATGGAGCAGAACTTTATGGCCCCTTCTCCAGCACCCAGATGCAG GACTGGGTTGATCAGGGTTACTTCCCAGATGGTGTGTACTGCCGAAAAGTGGAGAACTCAGAAGGCCAGTTTTATAACTCCAGGAGGATAGATTTTGATTTGTATACGTGA
- the CD2BP2 gene encoding CD2 antigen cytoplasmic tail-binding protein 2 isoform X1 translates to MGRGRLFCAPMSSFLSAGNDRGGGVFDVRTVKCIWGCLGSKSAPLSTEAMSKRKVAFEEVEDTGTEEEEEPFLPRKRLQEDTTKAGGPGSRFKGKHSLDSDEEDDDEAGDSQKYDILTSEDVEGQESATIDFEGGMKITPFNLQEEMEEGYFDSEGNYFLKKEAEIRDNWLDNIDWVKIKEQVPGKQEPQSEEEDDEDSEREEHKTLKRKAVLEGLLEILRPGETVARAIQRLGGKGTKRPGAGWVRGSRKKQIEHDRPNEVEQEEAEIQRKEQLERLTGLADQMVVQGVYEIYQDTYEKVAYHLKMIPDALPADAMGDSRDQLDMFADDIEEEKLSKVQTEKTIRGSSVGDEPPETMWEYKWENTDGAELYGPFSSTQMQDWVDQGYFPDGVYCRKVENSEGQFYNSRRIDFDLYT, encoded by the exons atggggagggggagactTTTTTGTGCACCTATGTCGTCATTTCTTAGCGCCGGAAATGATAGGGGCGGGGGTGTTTTTGATGTGCGGACGGTAAAGTGCATTTGGGGCTGTCTCGGGAG CAAATCTGCCCCTCTATCAACTGAGGCCATGTCCAAACGTAAAGTGGCTTTTGAAGAGGTCGAGGATACTGgcacagaggaggaggaggaaccatTCCTGCCGAGAAAAAGG TTACAAGAAGATACCACAAAGGCTGGAGGGCCTGGGAGTCGCTTCAAGGGCAAACACTCCCTTGATAGTGATGAAGAGGACGATGATGAAGCAGGAGATTCCCAAAAATATGACATCTTAACATCGGAGGATGTAGAAG gGCAGGAATCTGCCACAATTGACTTTGAAGGGGGTATGAAGATTACACCCTTCAACCTGCAAGAGGAGATGGAAGAGGGGTACTTTGATTCCGAGGGAAACTATTTTCTGAAAAAGGAAGCTGAGATCAGAGACAACTGGCTGGATAACATAGATTGG GTGAAGATCAAAGAGCAGGTGCCAGGAAAACAGGAACCACAATCCGAGGAAGAAGATGATGAGGACAGTGAGAGGGAAGAGCACAAAACTTTGAAGAGGAAAGCTGTGCTTGAGGGACTTTTGGAGATACTGAGGCCAGGGGAAACAGTCGCTCGTGCCATCCAacgactgggagggaagggaacCAAAAGACCAGGAGCTGGTTGGGTACGTGGGTCCCGGAAGAAGCAGATAGAACATGATAGACCAAACGAAGTAGAGCAAGAAGAAGCAGAGATCCAACGGAAGGAGCAACTGGAGAGGCTGACGGGTCTGGCAGACCAAATGGTGGTACAAGGCGTCTATGAGATTTATCAAGATACTTATGAGAAAGTGGCATACCATTTGAAGATGATACCTGATGCACTGCCTGCTGATGCCATGGGAGATTCCAGAGACCAACTGGAcatgtttgcagatgatattgAGGAAGAAAAGCTGAGCAAGGTGCAGACAGAAAAAACCATAAGAG GTAGCAGTGTTGGGGATGAGCCTCCTGAGACCATGTGGGAGTATAAGTGGGAGAACACAGATGGAGCAGAACTTTATGGCCCCTTCTCCAGCACCCAGATGCAG GACTGGGTTGATCAGGGTTACTTCCCAGATGGTGTGTACTGCCGAAAAGTGGAGAACTCAGAAGGCCAGTTTTATAACTCCAGGAGGATAGATTTTGATTTGTATACGTGA
- the LOC117350913 gene encoding dnaJ homolog subfamily C member 18-like produces MERRRAEKLLRAARVYLQSGRPEEALNCLYQAQTVYPTQNAEALIKAIHRGHYAFRNPFSYSGNGYDNEDLPSHTEQQSDEMAHIQQCHDYYQILGISRDCDENDIKRAYRRLALRYHPDKNNTPGAAEVFKAIANAFAVLSDPKNRQRYDECGVEVPPNKQAWHSRCHQDMEADVTPEELFDMLFSGQFPRRNVHMFSSGFSHVPPYRQRHQNERPRKVEKEEETRSQNTYSAVLQLLPVLLLVMVSVVAQMMSPSPPYSLLHKPSLGHVIGRETRNLQAPYFVSKNFEKDYQGASLQDLEKLVERDFMHLIQANCWKEKQQKLELSNLAQLYRDEWLKQKAESLQLDSCRQLSKLIGLQEGV; encoded by the coding sequence ATGGAGAGGCGACGAGCTGAGAAGTTGTTGAGAGCAGCCAGGGTCTATCTGCAATCTGGGAGGCCAGAAGAGGCCTTGAATTGTTTGTACCAGGCTCAGACAGTCTACCCTACTCAAAATGCAGAGGCCCTAATTAAGGCAATCCACCGGGGCCACTATGCATTTAGAAATCCATTCAGCTACAGTGGTAATGGCTATGATAATGAGGATTTACCCAGCCATACTGAGCAGCAATCAGATGAGATGGCACACATTCAGCAGTGTCATGATTATTACCAGATTCTAGGAATCTCTAGGGattgtgatgaaaatgatatcAAGCGAGCATACCGAAGATTGGCACTGAGGTACCATCCAGACAAGAATAACACACCTGGTGCTGCAGAGGTCTTTAAAGCCATTGCCAATGCTTTTGCAGTGTTGAGTGACCCCAAGAATCGGCAACGATATGATGAGTGTGGGGTGGAGGTGCCGCCAAATAAACAGGCATGGCACAGCCGCTGTCACCAGGACATGGAGGCTGATGTGACGCCAGAGGAGCTCTTTGACATGCTTTTTAGTGGCCAGTTCCCCAGGAGAAATGTACATATGTTCTccagtggcttttcccatgtgCCTCCTTACCGCCAACGGCACCAGAATGAACGTCCACGAAAAgtagagaaggaagaggagactagGTCTCAGAATACTTACTCAGCTGTTCTTCAGCTGCTACCGGTGCTTCTGCTGGTAATGGTGTCTGTGGTGGCTCAGATGATGTCCCCCAGCCCACCGTACAGCCTTCTCCATAAGCCATCTTTGGGCCATGTGATTGGTCGGGAGACCCGAAATCTGCAAGCACCCTATTTTGTGAGCAAGAACTTTGAGAAGGACTACCAGGGTGCGTCTCTTCAGGACCTGGAGAAGTTGGTGGAAAGGGACTTTATGCATCTTATCCAAGCAAACTGCTGGAAGGAGAAACAGCAAAAGTTGGAACTCTCCAATCTTGCCCAGCTGTATCGGGATGAATGGCTAAAGCAAAAGGCCGAGTCTCTCCAGCTGGACAGCTGCCGTCAGCTCTCAAAGCTCATTGGCCTTCAAGAGGGTGTATGA